In Xenopus tropicalis strain Nigerian chromosome 5, UCB_Xtro_10.0, whole genome shotgun sequence, one genomic interval encodes:
- the LOC100486289 gene encoding uncharacterized protein LOC100486289 translates to MAPPRGAVVQYREYGGLWLLIPGAALILILLLLLCSFRPRSKRRSVNLSQRGNSNQELHLTKAVKRGTSKTPETPDSQNGGIAKDPGPSSGKKAENNGKNNNGASVKIQKNIPNQNSEAETKMQSLRERNLPSIPQDNVAAKSEEPLYDTVNENEPPVTIINGAGRSNGSVTNEEATGKTTTVPLYSSVQKGNGSLKQHQNQELLYEEITAEAEPIADPEPAHENKGPGIASQESNSMRDNETSSQTQENTPSADQMPNLTGQHLPSIPQDVGLEKTNIADPLYDTVNEIHDATAVEESRMEPPMFHLQVPSIEIESVAIIPGQNGDNKSDGSTDKGEEKKIGVDSLYSKVCKKTSPKKPSHQESLEDETKQDDDAKASFSASSSNLNSSQTSLDMVSMAYLRAKKRGKDDISINSEREEPPPLPEKQFDEEDENQ, encoded by the exons ATGGCTCCCCCTAGAGGTGCAGTTGTGCAGTACAGGGAGTATGGAGGCCTATGGCTGCTCATCCCCGGCGCTGCCCTCATCCTCATTCTGCTGCTTCTCTTGTGCTCCTTCCGCCCCCG TTCAAAAAGACGTTCGGTTAATTTATCCCAGCGTGGAAATTCCAACCAAGAATTGCATCTGACAAAAGCG GTCAAGCGGGGCACCAGCAAGACCCCCGAAACGCCAGACTCACAAAATGGAGGTATCGCCAAAG ACCCAGGACCATCCTCTGGGAAAAAAGCTGAAAATAATGGAAAGAATAACAATGGGGCATCTGTCAAAATCCAAAAAAATATCCCAAATCAAAATTCTGAAGCAGAAACAAAGATGCAAAGTCTGCGAGAACGTAATCTCCCATCAATACCCCAGGACAATGTCGCTGCAAAAAGCGAAGAACCCCTCTATGATACCGTTAATGAAAATGAACCACCAGTTACTATAATTAATGGTGCTGGCAGGTCCAATGGGAGTGTGACTAATGAAGAGGCAACAGGGAAAACTACAACCGTCCCTCTTTACTCCAGCGTGCAGAAGGGCAATGGGTCCCTCAAGCAGCATCAGAACCAAGAACTTTTATATGAAGAAATAACTGCGGAAGCCGAGCCCATTGCTG ACCCAGAACCAGCACATGAGAACAAAGGGCCAGGAATTGCCTCCCAAGAGAGTAACTCCATGCGGGACAATGAGACATCTTCCCAAACTCAGGAAAATACACCAAGTGCCGACCAGATGCCAAATTTAACAGGACAACATCTGCCCTCAATACCACAAGACGTTGGACTAGAAAAGACAAACATCGCCGACCCGCTTTACGATACTGTTAATGAAATTCACGATGCAACTGCTGTTGAGGAATCAAGGATGGAACCACCAATGTTCCATTTGCAAGTGCCCAGTATTGAAATAGAATCAGTTGCTATTATTCCTGGGCAAAATGGCGACAACAAGTCCGATGGAAGCACGGATAAAGGAGAGGAAAAGAAGATAGGGGTCGATTCTCTTTATTCCAAGGTTTGTAAGAAGACATCCCCAAAGAAACCATCGCACCAAGAAAGTTTAGAAGATGAAACGAAGCAGGACGACGACGCCAAGGCAAGTTTCTCTGCTAGTTCGTCCAACCTGAACAGTTCCCAAACCTCACTAGATATGGTGTCCATGGCATACCTGCGTGCCAAGAAGAGGGGAAAGGATGACATATCCATAAACTCGGAACGTGAGGAGCCTCCACCTCTTCCAGAAAAACAATTTGATGAAGAAGATGAAAATCAATAG